Proteins encoded by one window of Chondromyces crocatus:
- a CDS encoding response regulator codes for MTIEGSPNPHHEARAEPAPLVYVIDDDTAVVESILDVLTFEGYQVEAFTDPLAALARLRSGARPSVLLLDMVMPEMNGDEVLDALEATGLDVPVVLLSGVREPGQAAARAAAVLPKPCSLDGLLSTLQSVLARPAP; via the coding sequence ATGACGATCGAGGGGTCGCCCAACCCGCACCATGAGGCACGCGCCGAACCCGCTCCGCTGGTCTACGTCATCGACGACGACACGGCCGTCGTGGAGTCGATCCTGGATGTCCTGACGTTCGAAGGCTACCAGGTCGAAGCGTTCACCGACCCGCTCGCGGCGCTGGCTCGGTTGCGAAGTGGTGCACGCCCGTCCGTGTTGCTCCTCGACATGGTGATGCCCGAGATGAACGGTGACGAGGTGCTGGACGCGCTCGAGGCCACCGGCCTGGACGTGCCCGTCGTCCTGCTCTCGGGCGTGCGCGAACCCGGGCAAGCCGCCGCCCGGGCGGCCGCCGTCCTCCCGAAGCCGTGCAGCCTCGACGGCTTGCTTTCCACGCTGCAGAGCGTGCTCGCGCGACCCGCGCCCTGA
- a CDS encoding response regulator, producing the protein MPDTSTSKINVYLIDDHPVVREGFARALADEPDMAVVGQSGTAADALRETAQCRPDVVLVDLNIPDRDGIELLGALRAQLPQAKLLVLSGYDDEFRVAEALRAGAQGYLVKTSKLEEVIEGIRRIATGGAPLSPRIAGAVVRAMRKPASEGTGGLDALTPRERQVLRLLAAGVSTRETAARLTISPKTVETHRVRIYAKLGCKSAVELTRIAVRTGLIEA; encoded by the coding sequence ATGCCGGACACCTCCACCAGCAAGATCAACGTCTACCTGATCGACGATCACCCTGTCGTTCGAGAGGGATTTGCCCGAGCACTCGCCGACGAGCCGGACATGGCCGTCGTGGGGCAGTCGGGAACCGCGGCCGATGCGCTGCGTGAAACGGCGCAGTGCAGGCCTGATGTCGTGCTTGTGGATCTGAACATTCCGGATCGGGATGGAATCGAACTCCTCGGCGCGCTGCGGGCGCAGCTGCCGCAGGCGAAGCTCCTGGTGCTGAGCGGCTACGACGACGAGTTCCGGGTGGCGGAAGCCCTGCGGGCAGGAGCCCAGGGGTACCTGGTCAAGACGTCGAAGCTCGAAGAAGTGATCGAGGGGATTCGTCGCATCGCGACCGGAGGCGCCCCCCTCTCCCCCCGCATCGCAGGCGCCGTGGTGCGCGCCATGCGGAAGCCGGCCAGCGAGGGGACGGGCGGACTCGATGCGTTGACGCCGCGTGAGCGACAGGTGCTGCGGCTGCTCGCTGCAGGGGTGTCCACCCGCGAGACGGCGGCGCGCCTGACCATCAGCCCGAAGACGGTGGAAACGCACCGCGTCCGCATCTACGCGAAGCTCGGCTGCAAGAGCGCCGTCGAGCTGACCCGCATCGCGGTCCGGACGGGCCTCATCGAGGCCTGA
- a CDS encoding pentapeptide repeat-containing protein, translating to MAKKQDDQHKAAKDKPKRFVDATLTGAEFDDVDLQRARLHNVSLAHAALDDVTLEHASIHNVSFAEARLDDVTFEKATLKNANFASARIEDASFAGATLHDLDLAGAVLDDARLTEGRLNDVDASRSRWVDVNLSDARIENSDLRGVQISGCALDGLTIDGIRVDELLKAEKARRQ from the coding sequence ATGGCGAAGAAGCAGGACGATCAGCACAAGGCAGCCAAGGACAAGCCCAAGCGCTTCGTGGACGCGACGCTGACCGGCGCCGAGTTCGATGACGTCGACCTGCAACGAGCCCGTCTGCACAACGTCAGCCTGGCCCACGCCGCGCTGGACGACGTCACGCTCGAGCACGCCAGCATTCACAATGTGAGCTTCGCGGAAGCTCGGCTCGACGACGTCACGTTCGAGAAGGCCACGCTGAAGAACGCGAACTTCGCCAGCGCCCGCATCGAGGATGCCTCCTTCGCTGGAGCGACGCTGCACGATCTGGATCTGGCGGGGGCCGTCCTCGACGATGCCCGGCTCACCGAGGGCCGACTGAACGACGTCGACGCTTCACGCAGCCGCTGGGTCGACGTGAACCTGAGCGACGCGCGCATCGAGAACTCAGACCTCCGTGGCGTGCAGATCTCGGGGTGCGCGCTGGACGGGCTCACCATCGACGGGATTCGCGTCGACGAACTCCTCAAGGCAGAGAAGGCGCGCCGGCAGTAG
- a CDS encoding alpha/beta fold hydrolase yields MSTTPAPLHHALVTAPSTEPDQWMLVLHGILGSGANWRTFARRVVEERPHWGLILVDLRAHGLSQDPAPPHTLDAAAADLDHLVHSLGRDVRGVMGHSFGGKVALAYVARRARAGSTLERAFVLDSDPGARAVGQRDASSREVLDVLMALPQPIASREAFLEQVQAKGLSRGVADWLAMNVRRAEDGFRLRLDLQVIEALLEDYFTRDLWPALEDPAGARAVRVVLGGRSTSVPVETRARLEALAAQSPRVSVRVLPEAGHWVHVDDPEGLLTAVSELL; encoded by the coding sequence ATGTCGACCACACCCGCCCCCCTTCATCACGCCCTGGTCACCGCGCCTTCCACTGAGCCGGACCAGTGGATGCTCGTCCTGCACGGCATCCTGGGGTCTGGCGCGAACTGGCGGACCTTCGCCCGGCGCGTCGTCGAGGAGCGCCCACACTGGGGGCTGATCCTGGTCGATCTGAGGGCCCACGGTCTGTCGCAAGATCCCGCGCCGCCGCACACTCTGGACGCTGCTGCCGCCGATCTGGACCACCTGGTGCATTCCCTGGGGCGCGACGTGCGCGGCGTGATGGGCCACTCGTTCGGCGGCAAGGTGGCGCTCGCCTACGTGGCGCGGCGGGCCCGGGCCGGGTCGACGCTGGAGCGCGCGTTCGTGCTCGATTCCGACCCTGGCGCGCGGGCGGTGGGCCAGCGGGACGCGAGCTCGCGGGAGGTGCTCGACGTGCTCATGGCGCTCCCTCAGCCGATCGCTTCGCGCGAAGCCTTTCTGGAGCAGGTTCAGGCAAAGGGGTTGAGCCGGGGGGTGGCCGACTGGCTGGCGATGAACGTGCGGCGTGCCGAGGACGGCTTCCGGCTGCGGCTCGATCTGCAGGTGATCGAGGCGCTGCTCGAGGACTACTTCACCCGGGACCTCTGGCCTGCGCTCGAGGACCCAGCGGGCGCCCGCGCGGTGCGTGTGGTGCTGGGGGGCCGCTCGACCTCGGTGCCCGTGGAGACCCGCGCGCGGCTCGAAGCGCTGGCCGCCCAGTCGCCGCGGGTGAGCGTGCGGGTGCTGCCCGAGGCGGGGCACTGGGTGCATGTCGACGACCCCGAGGGCCTGCTCACTGCGGTGTCCGAGCTGCTCTAG
- the xth gene encoding exodeoxyribonuclease III, which yields MRIASWNVNSVRSRLDQLLGWLARAAPDVVCLQETKCEDAQFPEAALAEAGYRTAIFGQKTYNGVAIVARFGLSIDDVKRNLDGDADDAQRRLIAATVEGVRIINVYVPNGQSVGTPAFAYKLDWLERLRKEVAERHDPGQDLLICGDFNVAPEPLDVHDPKRWEGKVLFHPDERAALKRLMDWGLADAFREKHPDQKLFSWWDYRMGGYRKNHGLRIDLALLSRSLMDRCVDVSIDTRPRELERPSDHTPVVVELKDEGGT from the coding sequence ATGCGTATCGCCTCCTGGAACGTGAACTCGGTGCGGAGCCGGCTGGATCAACTGCTGGGCTGGCTGGCGCGCGCGGCGCCCGATGTGGTCTGCCTGCAAGAGACGAAGTGCGAGGACGCGCAGTTCCCCGAGGCCGCGCTGGCCGAAGCGGGTTACCGGACGGCGATCTTCGGCCAGAAGACCTACAACGGCGTGGCGATCGTCGCGCGCTTCGGCCTGTCGATCGACGACGTGAAGCGGAACCTCGACGGCGACGCGGACGACGCGCAACGACGCCTGATCGCGGCGACCGTGGAGGGCGTGCGGATCATCAACGTCTACGTGCCCAACGGCCAGTCGGTGGGGACCCCCGCGTTCGCCTACAAGCTCGACTGGCTGGAGCGGCTGCGCAAGGAGGTGGCCGAGCGTCACGATCCTGGGCAAGATCTCCTGATCTGCGGCGACTTCAACGTGGCGCCCGAGCCGCTCGACGTGCACGACCCGAAGCGCTGGGAGGGCAAGGTCTTGTTCCACCCGGACGAGCGCGCCGCGCTGAAGCGGCTGATGGACTGGGGCCTCGCAGACGCGTTCCGGGAGAAGCACCCGGATCAGAAGCTCTTCAGCTGGTGGGACTACCGGATGGGGGGCTACCGGAAGAACCACGGCCTGCGCATCGATCTCGCGCTGCTGTCTCGCTCGCTGATGGACCGCTGCGTGGACGTCTCGATCGACACCCGCCCGCGAGAGCTGGAGCGGCCGTCGGATCACACGCCGGTGGTGGTCGAGCTGAAGGACGAGGGCGGGACCTGA
- a CDS encoding penicillin-insensitive murein endopeptidase has protein sequence MLRRLSLWPPRALAPALSTLLLLATTAASAAPPSQSPHAKSQEQQRTPPRRPAPESSSTGKKVGPPQQQKAKGEASSRGAKTGTIIDKKPKGSMSLGAPNRGQLQGGQRLRSTRHLEVRPGARTWGVPQLVQALQRAATSVNKKFGHSVLLVGDLSKQGGGELDGHRSHQTGRDADLGFYATNSRGKPIQLKRFVAFDGAGESRGTPSWARFDDARNWALVQALLEDRNVNIRYLIVSSGLRTRLLAHAARKKVPKELLDRALATLISPKDSSHDDHFHIRIGCPETMRGTCIEESFVRSAGSPAAGAPGSPESAAASEVYD, from the coding sequence ATGCTCCGGCGCCTCTCTCTTTGGCCTCCCCGCGCGCTCGCGCCGGCCCTCTCGACGCTTTTGCTTCTCGCCACCACGGCAGCGAGCGCAGCTCCGCCCTCGCAGAGCCCTCACGCGAAGAGCCAGGAGCAACAGCGAACGCCGCCGCGACGACCCGCGCCGGAGTCTTCTTCGACGGGAAAGAAGGTCGGCCCTCCTCAGCAACAGAAGGCCAAGGGCGAAGCGTCCAGCAGAGGCGCCAAGACGGGCACGATCATCGACAAGAAGCCGAAGGGCTCCATGTCCCTCGGCGCGCCCAACCGCGGCCAGCTTCAAGGAGGTCAGCGCCTGCGCTCCACGCGCCACCTCGAGGTCCGCCCGGGCGCCCGCACGTGGGGCGTCCCTCAGCTCGTGCAAGCGCTCCAGCGCGCGGCCACCAGCGTCAACAAGAAGTTCGGCCACTCTGTGCTCCTCGTCGGTGACCTCTCCAAGCAAGGCGGTGGGGAGCTCGACGGGCACCGCTCTCACCAGACGGGGCGTGACGCCGATCTCGGCTTCTATGCCACCAACTCCCGGGGCAAACCCATCCAGCTCAAGCGCTTCGTCGCCTTCGACGGCGCTGGCGAGTCACGAGGGACGCCGAGCTGGGCGCGCTTCGACGATGCGCGCAACTGGGCCCTCGTCCAGGCGCTGCTCGAAGACCGCAACGTCAACATCCGCTATCTCATCGTCTCGTCCGGCCTCCGCACCCGCCTCCTCGCGCACGCCGCGCGCAAGAAGGTTCCGAAGGAGCTGCTCGACCGTGCCCTCGCCACGCTCATCAGCCCCAAGGACAGCTCTCACGACGATCACTTCCACATCCGGATCGGCTGCCCGGAGACGATGCGAGGCACGTGCATCGAGGAGTCGTTCGTCCGGAGCGCGGGCTCTCCGGCGGCTGGGGCTCCAGGCTCCCCTGAGTCAGCCGCTGCGAGCGAAGTCTACGACTGA
- a CDS encoding calcium-binding protein: MAEEFGHGPESPARQKLIEISLGLWEHLKKVADRDADESISLEEYKAAFAAGLLETPESFDQGYVPYIDAVVAIADQDGDGKLTASEEIRWMSSLMNVPEDVSRAAFHRIDKDKDGLITASELVESIRGYYFDESPDSPAHWLLGSLDT, encoded by the coding sequence ATGGCCGAGGAGTTCGGTCACGGACCGGAGTCTCCCGCCCGCCAGAAGCTGATCGAGATCAGCCTGGGCCTGTGGGAGCACCTGAAGAAGGTCGCGGATCGCGACGCGGACGAGAGCATCAGCCTGGAGGAGTACAAGGCCGCGTTCGCCGCGGGCCTGCTCGAGACCCCCGAGTCGTTCGATCAGGGCTATGTCCCCTACATCGACGCGGTCGTGGCCATCGCGGACCAGGACGGCGATGGGAAGCTCACCGCCTCGGAAGAGATCCGCTGGATGAGCTCCTTGATGAACGTGCCGGAGGATGTCTCTCGGGCGGCGTTCCACCGCATCGACAAGGACAAAGACGGGCTCATCACCGCCAGCGAGCTGGTCGAGAGCATCCGCGGTTACTACTTCGACGAGTCGCCCGACTCCCCCGCCCACTGGCTGCTGGGATCGCTGGACACGTGA
- a CDS encoding serine/threonine-protein kinase → MSLALADGTIFAGRYQIVRCIASGAMGAVYEAAHLETGRRVAIKAMLHHIVQSQELRERFKLETRVAAQIESEFIVDVFDAGVDERTGLPFLVMELLRGEELGQRLARATRFTPAETVTYLHQTALALDRTHQAGIVHRDLKPANLFLTQRDDGSPRIKVLDFGVAKVVADGAAQAAMTRNLGTPFYMSPEQFMGEARIGPASDTYALGMMAYTFLTGEPYWAPELRKDSNMFAFVNIAVLGPREPASVRAQRLGVALPAGFDAWFMKVCAPSPPDRFPAATAATAALAHLCGVPALGNATGVLANLSPQGLTNTAAEIDAPFAPRKGPRIAVASLAIGVVGIVGTIVYTLAVKRPESDPMPAQSTVGALLEPGAMDSASAPVASAPPSPSESPSAEPADPPIDLDAPASSAAASASGRSKPAVVTQQPPSGQPQVPSTTGSKPSLYGQD, encoded by the coding sequence ATGTCTCTAGCCCTCGCAGACGGAACAATTTTCGCCGGGCGGTATCAGATCGTCCGGTGCATCGCCTCGGGTGCGATGGGCGCAGTCTACGAGGCCGCGCATCTTGAGACGGGGCGCCGCGTCGCCATCAAGGCGATGCTCCACCACATCGTCCAGAGTCAGGAGCTGCGGGAGCGCTTCAAGCTCGAGACCCGGGTCGCAGCGCAGATCGAGAGCGAGTTCATCGTCGACGTGTTCGATGCCGGCGTCGATGAACGAACGGGGCTCCCGTTCCTGGTGATGGAGTTGCTCCGAGGGGAGGAGCTGGGGCAGCGGCTCGCTCGAGCGACGCGCTTCACGCCTGCAGAGACGGTGACGTACCTCCACCAGACGGCGCTCGCGCTGGACCGCACACACCAGGCGGGCATCGTTCACCGTGATCTGAAGCCTGCGAACTTGTTCCTGACGCAGCGAGACGATGGGTCTCCCCGGATCAAGGTGCTCGACTTTGGCGTGGCGAAGGTGGTCGCCGACGGCGCTGCGCAGGCCGCGATGACCCGCAACCTGGGCACGCCCTTCTACATGTCCCCCGAGCAGTTCATGGGTGAGGCGCGCATCGGACCCGCATCGGACACCTATGCGCTCGGCATGATGGCGTACACCTTCCTCACGGGAGAACCCTACTGGGCGCCTGAACTCCGCAAGGATTCTAACATGTTCGCGTTCGTGAACATTGCGGTGCTCGGACCCAGAGAGCCTGCCAGTGTTCGCGCGCAGCGGCTGGGTGTCGCGTTGCCTGCAGGGTTCGACGCATGGTTCATGAAGGTCTGCGCGCCCAGCCCTCCGGATCGGTTCCCTGCGGCGACTGCCGCCACGGCGGCGCTGGCGCATCTCTGCGGCGTTCCGGCGCTGGGCAACGCCACGGGGGTGCTGGCGAACCTGTCACCCCAGGGACTGACGAACACGGCGGCCGAGATCGATGCGCCGTTCGCTCCACGCAAGGGGCCCCGCATCGCCGTAGCCTCCTTGGCGATCGGTGTCGTGGGGATCGTGGGCACCATCGTCTACACCCTTGCCGTCAAACGACCCGAATCCGACCCGATGCCAGCTCAAAGCACGGTTGGAGCGCTCCTGGAGCCAGGGGCGATGGACAGCGCTTCGGCGCCGGTGGCAAGCGCGCCACCCTCGCCGAGTGAGAGCCCGTCGGCTGAACCAGCCGACCCGCCCATCGATCTGGATGCGCCGGCATCTTCCGCTGCGGCCTCAGCGAGCGGGAGGTCGAAGCCTGCCGTCGTGACGCAACAACCGCCTTCAGGCCAGCCTCAGGTACCGTCGACCACAGGATCGAAGCCTTCCCTCTACGGTCAAGACTGA
- a CDS encoding acyl-CoA synthetase, with translation MIFGDWLGRRAQLSPNRLALVDTLRGEARLTYRDWNRQVNRTAHLLRQEGVTRGDRVAVLSKNCVEILDLWFACGKLGAIFQPLNWRLTASELAGLVARTRPVLLAYGPDELPLLEALRDRAESASIRRWVALSEAQRGAPEDLLFAERERCPEAPPPAVDLGPEDPWVLCTTGGTTGLPKAAVLTHGNITWNALNTITGWGLTPDDLAILNAPLFHTGGLNVFTAPLVYLGGASIVCREFNVDQVYDLITRHPVSLFFGVPTMFLAMQEHPRWRDAPLERLKLVISGGAPCPLPVFERFWARGVPSFKTGYGLTEAGPNTFWLPDEEVQRKPGAVGYPLLGIDIRIIDEEGQDCGPARVGDLLVRGPHVCAGYWDDASATADAIREGWLHTGDLATIDGTGAVRIVGRAKDVIISGGENIYPAEVESVLAAHPAVSEAAVIGVPDPYWGEACHAVVVPRGAITAEALLSFARERLAKYKTPRLVTFQNQLPRTAAGKLDRRQLQLEHTMYR, from the coding sequence ATGATTTTCGGAGACTGGCTCGGCCGTCGCGCGCAACTCTCTCCCAATCGCCTGGCGCTCGTCGACACCCTCCGAGGCGAAGCGCGGCTCACCTACCGGGACTGGAACCGGCAAGTGAATCGCACCGCACATCTGCTCCGCCAGGAGGGCGTGACCCGCGGCGACCGCGTCGCTGTGCTCTCGAAGAACTGCGTCGAGATCCTGGACCTGTGGTTCGCCTGCGGAAAGCTGGGCGCCATCTTCCAGCCCCTCAACTGGCGGCTCACCGCGAGCGAGCTGGCCGGCCTCGTCGCGCGCACCCGCCCCGTGCTGCTGGCCTACGGCCCGGACGAGCTACCGCTCCTCGAGGCGCTGCGGGATCGCGCGGAGAGCGCGTCGATCCGTCGCTGGGTTGCTCTGTCCGAGGCCCAGCGTGGCGCGCCAGAGGATCTCCTCTTCGCCGAGCGAGAGCGCTGTCCCGAAGCCCCTCCCCCCGCCGTCGACCTCGGCCCGGAGGATCCCTGGGTGCTCTGCACCACCGGCGGAACGACCGGGTTGCCCAAGGCCGCGGTGCTCACCCACGGCAACATCACCTGGAACGCCCTCAACACGATCACGGGCTGGGGGCTGACGCCCGACGACCTGGCAATCCTCAACGCGCCGCTGTTTCACACGGGCGGGCTCAATGTCTTCACCGCGCCGCTCGTGTACCTGGGCGGCGCCTCGATCGTCTGCCGTGAGTTCAACGTCGACCAGGTTTACGACCTGATCACGCGCCACCCCGTCTCCTTGTTCTTCGGCGTCCCCACGATGTTCCTCGCCATGCAGGAGCACCCGCGCTGGCGCGACGCTCCCCTGGAGCGCTTGAAGCTCGTCATCAGTGGGGGCGCCCCGTGCCCGCTTCCCGTCTTCGAGCGGTTCTGGGCCCGTGGCGTGCCGTCCTTTAAGACAGGCTATGGCTTGACCGAAGCCGGACCGAACACCTTCTGGCTTCCCGACGAGGAGGTCCAGCGGAAGCCGGGTGCCGTGGGGTATCCACTCCTAGGCATCGACATCCGGATCATCGACGAGGAGGGTCAGGACTGCGGCCCAGCTCGTGTCGGCGATCTACTTGTCCGAGGCCCTCACGTCTGCGCGGGTTACTGGGACGACGCAAGCGCAACGGCTGATGCCATCCGCGAAGGCTGGTTGCATACGGGGGATCTCGCCACGATCGATGGGACGGGCGCCGTACGCATCGTTGGACGCGCCAAGGACGTGATCATCTCAGGTGGGGAGAACATCTACCCTGCGGAGGTGGAGAGCGTTCTCGCCGCTCATCCAGCCGTCTCTGAGGCCGCCGTCATTGGCGTCCCTGATCCCTACTGGGGGGAGGCATGTCATGCCGTCGTCGTTCCGAGAGGCGCCATCACAGCCGAAGCACTCCTCTCATTCGCACGAGAGCGACTCGCAAAATATAAAACCCCGCGACTCGTCACGTTTCAGAACCAATTGCCTCGAACGGCAGCAGGTAAGCTAGATCGGCGTCAGCTTCAACTCGAGCACACGATGTATCGCTGA
- a CDS encoding helix-turn-helix domain-containing protein: protein MVKDSNKKRGAKASATAAPPVRLVTSQGEAASEEEAPRPTEAALPSEPGLDLTPTVAANLKRFRQERGLSLERLSRASGVSRAMLGQIELGQSTPTINVLWKIARALGVPFSGLISEAATPGTVVMPSSRARVLRSHDGGFSSRALFPMDRPRSVEFYELHLARGAIELADPHPTGTTENLVVHVGTVEIVVGAERRTLAAGDAILFEADVPHSYRNAGDGEAVMYLVMTYGPRA from the coding sequence ATGGTGAAGGACAGCAACAAGAAGCGCGGCGCCAAAGCGTCAGCGACTGCAGCACCACCCGTGCGGCTGGTGACGTCGCAGGGGGAAGCGGCGTCGGAAGAGGAGGCTCCTCGGCCGACGGAAGCGGCGCTCCCGAGCGAGCCGGGGCTGGATCTCACGCCGACGGTGGCGGCGAATCTGAAGCGGTTCCGGCAGGAGCGGGGGCTGTCGCTCGAGCGCCTGTCGCGCGCTTCGGGCGTGAGTCGGGCGATGCTCGGGCAGATCGAGCTGGGGCAGAGCACGCCGACGATCAATGTGCTCTGGAAGATTGCGCGGGCGCTCGGGGTGCCGTTCTCGGGGCTGATCAGCGAAGCGGCGACGCCGGGCACGGTCGTGATGCCGTCGTCGCGAGCGCGGGTGCTGCGCTCCCATGATGGCGGTTTCTCCTCACGGGCGCTGTTTCCGATGGATCGGCCGCGCAGCGTCGAGTTCTACGAGCTCCATCTGGCCCGTGGCGCGATCGAACTCGCCGATCCGCATCCGACGGGGACCACGGAGAACCTCGTCGTCCACGTGGGGACCGTGGAGATCGTGGTGGGCGCAGAGCGCAGGACGCTGGCCGCTGGCGACGCCATCCTGTTCGAGGCCGACGTGCCGCACAGCTACCGGAACGCGGGGGATGGGGAGGCGGTGATGTACCTGGTCATGACGTACGGCCCGCGGGCGTGA
- a CDS encoding DUF2325 domain-containing protein — MRLWPTIRPEGEGAMRIAWIGGLDRNEAQLKRMAAQAGHRLDFHKGDTKGRGADDLRSIVERADLVIVLTDVNSHGGVQLARRICQRLGRAALIVRRCGAAQFQNLLDALAAREHRDLAAALAS, encoded by the coding sequence ATGAGGCTCTGGCCGACGATCCGGCCGGAAGGTGAGGGAGCTATGCGGATCGCATGGATCGGCGGGCTTGATCGCAATGAAGCACAGCTCAAGCGGATGGCGGCGCAGGCTGGTCATCGGCTGGATTTTCACAAGGGCGACACCAAGGGGCGTGGGGCGGATGACCTCCGCTCGATCGTCGAGCGTGCTGACCTGGTGATCGTGCTGACGGACGTCAACAGCCATGGCGGCGTGCAGCTCGCCCGACGGATCTGTCAGCGGCTGGGGCGAGCGGCGTTGATCGTCCGGCGCTGCGGCGCCGCCCAGTTCCAGAACCTGCTCGATGCGCTCGCTGCGCGTGAGCACCGTGATCTCGCAGCAGCTCTGGCGAGCTGA
- a CDS encoding zf-TFIIB domain-containing protein codes for MAADSFSCPRCGAPVDASARHCSYCAAPIAVVRCAGCFHLSSIQAVHCAGCGLELGLEPIARAGQLPCPDCQQPLSVIEENVGTLHDCSLCGGQFVEHALLRELIQRRELSHVPGGTPSLRRSSLEPVRYRPCPACAQLMNRKNFGESSGVIVDTCRTHGTWFDQGELPRVLGFIAAGGLARARQRQAEERARALKAEISLRVGSLRALNSDASRLAPRVDLPLFDDILSYFLDLLPRSR; via the coding sequence ATGGCTGCGGACTCCTTCTCCTGCCCACGCTGTGGGGCGCCCGTCGATGCGTCGGCGCGGCACTGCTCCTACTGCGCGGCGCCGATCGCTGTCGTGCGCTGTGCCGGCTGTTTCCATCTGAGCTCGATCCAGGCGGTCCACTGCGCTGGGTGCGGGCTCGAGCTGGGGCTGGAGCCGATCGCGCGCGCGGGGCAGCTGCCCTGTCCTGACTGCCAGCAGCCGCTCTCGGTGATCGAAGAAAACGTCGGGACGTTGCACGACTGCTCGCTGTGCGGGGGGCAGTTCGTGGAGCACGCGTTGCTGCGGGAACTGATCCAGCGGCGCGAGCTGTCCCACGTGCCGGGGGGGACGCCGTCGCTGCGGCGGTCGAGCTTGGAGCCGGTGCGATACCGTCCCTGTCCCGCCTGCGCCCAGCTGATGAACCGGAAGAACTTCGGCGAGTCGAGCGGGGTGATCGTGGACACCTGTCGAACGCACGGGACCTGGTTCGATCAAGGGGAGCTCCCGCGTGTCCTCGGGTTCATTGCCGCCGGGGGCTTGGCGCGGGCGAGGCAGAGACAGGCCGAGGAGCGAGCGCGGGCGCTGAAGGCGGAGATCTCCCTTCGCGTGGGCTCTCTCCGGGCGCTGAACAGCGATGCGAGCAGGCTGGCACCTCGCGTCGATCTGCCCCTGTTCGACGACATCCTCTCGTACTTCCTGGACTTGTTGCCCAGGTCGCGGTGA
- a CDS encoding asparaginase yields MRLLLLHTGGTLMMRGGDGAPSRRAASLDGSVEAHEVGPLEPDVYTQDLLAELPVLRKIAEIEARILFNLDSADMQPRHWVEIGRAVHAALPRYDGVVIVHGTDTMGYTASALAFLLPGLDRPVVLTGSQRPLTDVRTDARTNLVDACLMATSGIPEVGVAFGSKLLRGCRATKVDAWGMSAFGSPSCAPLAELGVGVNLAPHTLPSRPLQAFDDRIEPRVLAFRTFPGLDPRLVMGALGAGVKGLVVEAFGTGNLPIKESSLIPVLEAARAIDVPVVIVSQSPRGAVDLHRYAGGAAAARAGAIGAGDMTPEAALAKLMITLGRVGQEGAVRAAREAFSRSWAGEVSEV; encoded by the coding sequence GTGAGGCTGCTTCTTCTACATACCGGTGGCACGCTCATGATGCGCGGCGGCGACGGGGCCCCTTCGCGGCGAGCGGCATCGCTGGACGGCTCGGTCGAGGCGCACGAGGTCGGGCCGCTCGAACCCGATGTCTACACGCAGGATCTGCTCGCGGAGCTCCCCGTGCTTCGCAAGATCGCGGAGATCGAGGCGAGGATCCTGTTCAACCTGGACTCGGCCGACATGCAGCCGCGTCACTGGGTGGAGATCGGGCGAGCGGTGCACGCGGCGCTGCCTCGGTACGATGGGGTGGTCATCGTGCATGGGACCGACACGATGGGGTACACGGCGAGCGCGCTGGCCTTCTTGCTGCCAGGGCTCGATCGACCCGTGGTGCTGACCGGCTCGCAGCGGCCTCTGACGGATGTGCGCACCGACGCCCGCACGAACCTGGTCGACGCTTGTCTGATGGCGACGTCGGGGATCCCGGAGGTGGGGGTCGCCTTCGGGTCGAAGCTCCTTCGAGGATGCAGGGCGACCAAGGTGGATGCGTGGGGGATGAGCGCGTTCGGGTCGCCGAGCTGCGCGCCACTCGCCGAGCTGGGCGTCGGGGTGAACCTGGCGCCTCACACGCTGCCGTCACGCCCTCTGCAGGCGTTCGATGATCGGATCGAGCCGAGGGTGCTCGCTTTCCGGACGTTCCCTGGACTGGATCCACGGCTGGTGATGGGCGCGCTCGGGGCGGGGGTGAAAGGGCTCGTGGTCGAGGCGTTCGGGACAGGGAATCTGCCGATCAAGGAAAGCTCGCTCATTCCGGTCCTGGAGGCGGCGAGAGCGATCGATGTGCCGGTGGTGATCGTGAGTCAGTCTCCGCGCGGCGCGGTCGATCTCCACAGATATGCTGGAGGCGCTGCCGCTGCACGTGCGGGCGCGATCGGAGCGGGTGACATGACGCCCGAGGCCGCGCTGGCCAAGCTGATGATCACCCTGGGTCGTGTGGGGCAGGAGGGAGCCGTGCGCGCTGCGCGGGAGGCATTCTCCAGATCCTGGGCGGGGGAAGTGAGCGAGGTCTGA